A part of Rattus rattus isolate New Zealand chromosome 4, Rrattus_CSIRO_v1, whole genome shotgun sequence genomic DNA contains:
- the LOC116898249 gene encoding signal recognition particle 14 kDa protein-like: MVLLESEQFLTELTRLFQKCRSSGSVFITLKKYDGCTKPIPQKSSVEGLEPAKNKCLLRATDGKRKISTVGSSEEVNKFQMAYSNLLRANMNGLKKRDKKNKSKKSKPAVTGVATTNQLHQCSFPVCCFQYPCM, from the coding sequence ATGGTGTTGCTCGAGAGCGAGCAGTTCCTGACGGAGCTGACCAGGCTCTTCCAGAAGTGCCGGTCGTCGGGTAGCGTGTTCATCACCCTGAAGAAGTATGATGGTTGCACCAAACCCATCCCACAGAAGAGTTCCGTGGAGGGCCTCGAGCCCGCAAAAAACAAGTGTCTGTTAAGGGCCACGGATGGGAAAAGGAAGATCAGCACAGTGGGGAGCTCCGAAGAAGTGAATAAGTTTCAGATGGCCTATTCAAATCTACTGAGAGCCAACATGAATGGGCTGAAGAAAAGGGACAAGAAGAACAAGAGTAAGAAGAGCAAACCAGCAGTGACAGGCGTGGCCACTACCAACCAGCTGCACCAGTGCAGTTTTCCTGTTTGCTGCTTTCAGTACCCCTGTATGTAA